taatatatatatacttacactatactacgTACTAAGTATCCGTGCATTAgcttatatatatcgaatatagcttatatatatatatatatatatatacttacactatactatgtactaagtatcagtgcattagcttatatatatcgaatatagcttatatatatatatataatatatagatatacttacactatactacatatataaataatatatatacttacactatactatgtactaagtattagtgcattagcttatatatatcgaatataacttatatatatagtatatatacttacactatactatgtactaagtatcagtgcattaACTTATATATAATCGATATGTATATAGTAgaaatttaagattttaaatcaaatataagctatatatatatatatatatatatatatatatatatatataacttattTTAAATTGTAATTTCTTTTAGAATTAGCGACCAAGATTGGTCGCTATTCTGGTCAAACGGTCAGAAAATTgcccaactttggtcgctattttggtcaaaatagTCAATACTTATTTtgctaccaaaatagcgaccaaaaaCAGGTCTCCAAAACCGggtttcccctcccattctttaAAAATTTTcccccaaaatctctcttttctctctcacactcaaaccgcCTCTCCAACTCCCAGTAGTAGCGGCGCCACCCCCCTCCGACTCCCAGCAGTAGTGACGCCACCCACCGCCAGCGACCTCCATTCCCAAGGTAGGTTTCTctctcctttatttatttttttctaaatacactgattttgtttaatttctccatgttaaggttgaaagttatatattatttgttcaaccatgttagggttcaaagttactttctccatgttagggttcaaagttaggtcaaccatgttagggttcaaagttatatattatttgcaatttttagggttcttattaatacatttagtccaaaataagtgattttacctactaatttggggaagaaattgtttgaagagaagaaaccctaagagttgaacctttaggatatgaattgaaccattaggatatgaattgaaattttggtttatttattggaattttagtttataaattgaaattttaggatatgacttgaaatttttaggatatggcttgaacttttgtggatatgagttgaacctttaggatataaattgaaattttagtttatgtattggaaatttagattataaattgaaattttaggatatgacttgaacttttgtggatatgagttgaacctttaggatacgaattgaaattttggtttatatattggaattttagtttataaattgaaattttaggatatgacatgaacttttgtggatatgagttgaacctttaggatatgaattgaacctttaggatatgaattgaaattttggtttatgtattggaattttagattataaattgaaattttgagatatgacttgaacttttgtggatatgagttgaacctttaggatatgaattgaacctttaggatatgaattgaaattttggtttatgtattggaattttagattgcgggaggattttgtagaaggggttgatgactttattagacatgcaatggaacttccaccaagaataactaagacacGGTACCCGGTagagtgtgcctttaattgttcttctcattagcgacaatgatgatgagaagacaatgacatgtgtttcaaatagtgatggtgtaggtaagaatttaacatttcctaagtagataaaagaagaggttatagaagaattctctacttcattttccaagaggaaaagaagtttaattgagagtgacaaggttgatggtgATGGAATATTTTCCGTTGGTCGTGGCAGTTCCCATAaaacggggatcataagactctatgatgacaaagatgaaaggaagttttattctcaactttcttccaagtTTGATCCGTAAAAGCTTAATGGAATTGGTGATATTTATttggattcagacaatgatttgagtgacaaaagtatggaaatgctaataaaaagaattaaaggtaaacaTTTTTCTTGGAAGAGTAGGGTGCTTCACGTTCATGCAGAGTtcagcatccttctctaccaagaaaaacgttttacctttaattctttttattagcatttccatacttttgtcactcaaatcattgtctgaatccaaATAAATATCACCAATTCCATTAAGCTTTTACGGATCAAacttggaagaaagttgagaataaaacttcctttcatctttgtcatcatagagtcttatgatccccgtttTATGGGAACTGCCACGACCAACGGAAAATATTCCATcaccatcaaccttgtcactctcaattaaacttcttttcctcttggaaaatgaagtagagaattcctctataacctcttttatctacttaggaaatgttaaattcctacctacaccatcactatttgaaacacatgccattgccttctcatcatcattgtcgctaataagaacaacaattgatcaaagacacaccttgtcaggtactgtatccaagttcatcccgagtaatagtaccacgaggataatcaccatagccaccagacaactttatgatgccaatgaagtaagatgagctattcaatgaaactcgtattgtaaagaagaagaaagagactgattcgGAAAAGTGGGTCGAGGATTCTAAAACTCGtagtgttagttctattgaactttatactttgttgcttttaattgttgttgttgttgttgttggcataaaatgcctgtttaggatttttggtaagctggcaggtggtgtagctgccaaaacaggcagtttctgccaaaaatataccaagaaaagtgaccaactttggtctctagttggtcgcttttcacttaaaaaaataattttctgggcaatagcgaccaaccttggtcgcaatttaacccagatttctcaaaagcgaccaactttggtcgctattccatttaaaaaaaataatttctggaaatatggCGAcgcttataattaaaaaaaatttaattcttGCAGTTGGCGACCAATTTTGATCgctcatttaaaaaaaaattataaaaattaataattctatttttcagattttaaaatataatattttcttgcagaccaaagttggtcgcttttttatgattaataataaataaaaaaaaatgtaatttaCATGTggagaccaacgttggtcgccaaatttatattattaaaataatatagcgaccaacgttggtcgctacttTCTTTAcaggaatatttggtccttttaccttagatagcgaccaactttggtctctaaggtaaatgGACCAATTTAATATCGACCAACCCATTTTGGTCGCTATTTGGTCGTTTTTTAGccaataagcgaccaactttgatcgctttttGTGATTGCTTTTTttcgaatttctagtagtgtataGAAATGTGTCAATTCTTTTTCAAACGGACTAATAAAGAACCGTTCGCAACTTCAGGATGCATTTCCAAAATAATTACTCCTTACCATAGAGGTGTAATTGGAAAAGAATTATAAAAAAACAATCTTTATTTCATTCCAGTACTATGCGCACGACTTACAATACAATATTACACCCTCATACCACTCTCAAACACACAACATACCCAAAACAAAAGAGGGGAATTCTATAGACGCACAAGCTTGATCCCCTTATTCAGTATATATTTACTCTGTAGTTTTCCCCTCTGTAATAGTTTTGAGCCTCAAATCCCAGCTCATTTGCGCTTTAGCAAATTACTGTGTAGTTTTGGCCTGTATAGTCTGGGTTTGAGCGTCAGCCACAGCAGCTGGGTTGCTCTTGACTTCAGTTGCTTGCTGGTTTGCTGCATCAGGGTGTTGCTCTTTAACTGTCTGTTGCTTAGTTTCTTCAGTCTCTTTCTTCGCTGCTCGATCACTTGTTAGTTTCTCTACCTGTTCCAACATGCAAATACTAATTTAAGTTCTATTCACAAACATTGTAAATTTCACAGATCACTAATTAGATAATTAAAAGGTAAATATTACAAGTAGTAATTATAATAATCTTGTAATTAAAAACAGTAACTAATAACTTGCTAACACAGTCTAAAAGGGAGATTTGAGCAAACTGAAATAAGAATAGAAAGATTAAAGAGAAGCTACTACGTACAGTTTCTTGTGCCGCGGCTTTTGTTTTCTCCAGCCCTGCCTGAGCAGAAGCTGCAACATTTGCGGCTGTCACTTTTGCAGACTGCATTTTCTTCTAATGTCTCCTTTTTTTGCTTTAACTTCAGTATATGAACTAATTCTGATTTCTCGGATATTATATCGGACAATTGATGCAATATTGGCTCTGCCTCTGCAAAGGTATAAATAGAGGGTTAACCATATAGAAGCTGGTTACTGTCTTCCTTTAAAATGCCACCACGTTGTCCATTGATGAGCTTCCACAATTAGATATATTAAAGGCAGAGACACGTACGTTTTCCACCTGCAAAGTGAAAAGACAAGGGATTGTCAGGTAAATACATGTTCATGTAGGGATGGAAGTCTAGCTTTTCTTCCACGTTAATGGCTATCTAAATCTTTTTTGGGATACTCAATTTTAGTAGGAATGGAGACAATATTTTAATTGAGAGAAGATGAAGTTAAAAGCTGAAAATGAGGATTTGAAAGTTGCAATACAATTGTTTTTgcaaaaaaaagttaaaattttatGAGTAAAATTTATTCTTAGTTGAAATATTCTTAGATAAATTTTGTTTAATATTTCTTTAGTATTTCAAATATTGAAATTTGATATTTACACATATTGATGATCAAATTAATCAATATTACAAAAACTACATATCagtcttttctctttctttatctttttccTGTTTGTTTCTTTTATGGGAATTAGGTCCATAAGGATAAGATCTTTATTAGCTACTAAATGATTATGTAGTCTTATCTTTAAGCTGGAGATTGTCAATTTGTTGTGTGATTTTTGTTACTCTTAACGTGTGGCTACCTAGTTCACTTTCTATCAGGAAACTTTGGTGAACGTAGGAATTTGGAGCCATTTAGCAGCCTACTAAGCCTACAAGGTGGTCGGAAGAAAAAACCAAATAAAAGTACTATTCCCTCCGTGTCAATTTAGATGACGTAGTTTGACTCGACACTgcgtttaagaaaaaaaaagaattttaaaaCTTGTAAtcctaaaagcttaaggggtaaaagatTTGTGGGACCATGATATTTGTGCgattataaaagtttctcattaatgGTAAAATAAAGAggttaaagttgaattattttcaaatttagaaatgtgtcatttattttggaacagactaaaaaggaaaatagttcatctaatttgaaacggagggagtaagtAAATAAATAAGCAGAAAGGAATCTTGTAATGATCACAATTAATAAGGCTGTTTTGACAtagcaaaaagaaaaataagtatataaataAAGAATAGTGTTAGAACTGAGAATCAAGGGGTACGTACCGAAGAAATTGGGATAAAATCCGATACTGTATAAAAAAAAAGATTGAGGACTCTATTTCATTATCACTAAAG
This sequence is a window from Nicotiana sylvestris chromosome 3, ASM39365v2, whole genome shotgun sequence. Protein-coding genes within it:
- the LOC104231188 gene encoding 11 kDa late embryogenesis abundant protein-like; translation: MQSAKVTAANVAASAQAGLEKTKAAAQETVEKLTSDRAAKKETEETKQQTVKEQHPDAANQQATEVKSNPAAVADAQTQTIQAKTTQ